The following proteins are encoded in a genomic region of Acipenser ruthenus chromosome 4, fAciRut3.2 maternal haplotype, whole genome shotgun sequence:
- the LOC117399480 gene encoding metastasis-associated in colon cancer protein 1-like gives MAAVRTHSFRTEGLARTISEGTLIDLDDEGPFNNNILKGSNVDGSQAGNNLDWLILKADDKPATQSSNPFWHGLSGSNPFLDDIVHTNENEKANAHVSILKEDPSAIFGDDKTESIGSSSDEMDVNYLLNFQTANSKSGRCKSTSDLLDIRNEKEPPKQSNIAASQFLTPDFEWLQNDKEAYKMAWLSHRQLTRSCLDLGVISQSPGWAQTQAAETHVVCKVGYNGGSVQLPDSDISAHIPQGHVAPGEIQELALKAVLDPPQGLNNDYSTTVSPLLEVRVSNLSTKECISLEMKIAAEIRNDPMSQVMTDIVCLCGQKKEGPYEKMQNCYIYKDTLQVKLETLSPCMYIIAAAKATCLQPPASSVWDYISKQITIGVYGPKHIHPSFTAVCAVFSHNQTPEQLAVSDMKKAHKNLPPVVLQLWGKNQFHLQKLQDLQIEAFPLDSKFEVKATEQIKQIKLVQLKMGRVLRPQFPLSMAGTGEHGSFNLAIQVKDLNHEVLAQFSVKTPGAAPKSADKYHQRRKEVGRSAPIPETTVLKCPKFQDRAVKISRYGVALKSVLRQPKIEYLLEYFKGDTIALLGLEKVKAIGVAKVKEWYIGFLRGKVGLVHCKNVRVISTDQVIDFTDVTLGTKVLLDQIVLPFKKLTYMYSTIQSLSTEQIPSWKAFAEALGYPCLSLDDIGRTRAQSEADKVACVLEKLKEDCHSDKSNRKFQHELLTALLKIDCQGLVARLTQNTVILTTAVELGIRWRELAEKAARLTKAQIDGYEAPHQGKNGEVGTEAMWKPAYDFMYTWSAHYGDGYRDMLQDLHLALDKMKSPITRQWRQLTGALILVNCMDVLRANAFPTTDDEQQHTLPLL, from the exons ATGGCAGCTGTTAGAACACATTCATTTCGCACTGAAGGTTTGGCTCGGACCATATCTGAAGGGACATTGATTGATTTGGATGATGAAGGACCCTTCAACAACAACATTTTGAAAG GAAGTAATGTTGATGGGTCTCAGGCAGGAAATAATTTAGACTGGCTTATTTTAAAGGCCGATGATAAGCCTGCCACTCAGAGCTCCAACCCATTTTGGCATGGACTCTCAGGCTCAAATCCGTTCCTGGATGATATTGTCCATACAAATGAAAATGAGAAAGCAAATGCACACGTGTCTATATTGAAAGAGGATCCCTCTGCAATATTTGGTGATGACAAAACAGAGTCAATCGGCTCTTCATCTGATGAAATGGATGTCAATTATCTGCTGAATTTTCAAACAGCCAACTCAAAGTCCGGAAGGTGCAAAAGCACTTCTGATCTCTTGGATATCCGAAACGAAAAAGAACCCCCTAAACAAAGCAACATTGCTGCAAGCCAGTTTTTGACTCCAGATTTTGAGTGGCTTCAGAATGACAAAGAAGCATACAAAATGGCGTGGCTGAGTCACAGGCAGCTCACTAGATCATGCCTTGATTTGGGAGTGATAAGTCAGAGCCCTGGTTGGGCTCAGACCCAGGCTGCAGAGACACATGTAGTCTGTAAAGTTGGCTATAATGGAGGGTCTGTACAGTTACCTGACTCTGATATCAGCGCCCATATACCTCAAGGCCACGTTGCACCAGGAGAAATTCAGGAACTTGCCTTAAAGGCTGTTCTTGACCCACCTCAAGGACTAAACAATGATTATTCAACAACAGTGAGCCCGCTTTTGGAAGTCAGAGTTAGCAACCTCAGCACAAAGGAATGCATTTCATTAGAGATGAAAATTGCTGCTGAGATCAGGAATGACCCAATGAGCCAAGTCATGACTGacattgtctgtctgtgtggccAGAAAAAAGAAGGACCCTATGAAAAAATGCAGAACTGTTACATTTATAAAGACACATTGCAAGTGAAGTTGGAAACATTAAGCCCATGTATGTATATTATTGCAGCAGCAAAAGCAACATGCCTTCAGCCTCCAGCTTCGTCGGTTTGGGATTACATCTCTAAACAAATCACAATTGGAGTTTATGGTCCAAAGCACATCCACCCATCTTTTACAGCAGTATGCGCAGTTTTCAGTCATAATCAAACACCGGAACAACTTGCTGTCTCAGACATGAAAAAGGCTCACAAAAATTTGCCACCAGTTGTGCTGCAGCTTTGGGGGAAGAATCAGTTCCATCTTCAAAAACTCCAAGATCTGCAGATTGAAGCTTTCCCGCTTGATTCTAAATTTGAAGTAAAAGCCACGGAGCAAATTAAACAGATAAAACTTGTGCAGTTAAAAATGGGAAGAGTACTTCGTCCCCAGTTTCCGTTGTCTATGGCTGGCACAGGAGAACATGGCTCCTTTAACCTGGCAATCCAAGTTAAAGATTTAAACCATGAAGTGTTGGCGCAGTTCAGTGTAAAAACCCCTGGTGCTGCACCAAAATCTGCTGACAAATACCACCAGAGACGAAAGGAGGTTGGACGATCTGCTCCTATACCTGAGACAACAGTTTTAAAATGCCCCAAGTTTCAGGATAGGGCAGTTAAGATATCGCGCTATGGGGTTGCCTTGAAATCTGTGCTTAGGCAGCCAAAGATTGAATACCTATTGGAGTATTTCAAAGGAGATACAATTGCACTTCTTGGATTAGAAAAGGTGAAAGCAATAGGAGTAGCCAAAGTGAAAGAGTGGTACATTGGGTTTCTGCGAGGGAAGGTTGGCCTAGTGCATTGTAAAAATGTCAGGGTAATTTCGACAGATCAAGTCATTGACTTTACTGATGTGACACTCGGCACCAAAGTTCTCCTTGATCAAATCGTACTTCCATTTAAGAAGCTGACGTATATGTACTCTACAATTCAGTCGCTGTCTACTGAACAAATCCCCAGTTGGAAGGCCTTTGCTGAAGCACTCGGGTACCCTTGTTTGTCGCTTGATGACATTGGCAGAACTCGGGCACAAAGTGAAGCAGACAAAGTGGCTTGCGTTCTAGAGAAGTTGAAAGAAGACTGTCATTCAGATAAAAGCAATAGGAAATTCCAGCATGAGCTTTTAACT GCACTTTTGAAGATAGATTGTCAAGGACTTGTTGCGCGTCTTACTCAAAACACAGTCATCCTGACAACTGCTGTAGAGCTTGGAATCCGATGGAGGGAGCTTGCTGAAAAAGCAGCAAGACTAACAAAAGCTCAGATTGATGGTTACGAAGCACCTCACCAGGGAAAGAATGGAGAAGTTGGCACTGAG GCAATGTGGAAACCTGCTTACGACTTTATGTATACATGGAGCGCACATTATGGAGATGGATACAGGGATATGTTGCAGGATCTTCACTTGGCATTAGACAAAATGAAAAGCCCCATCACCAGGCAATGGAGACAGCTCACAGGAGCGCTTATTTTAGTGAACTGCATGGACGTACTTAGGGCTAACGCTTTCCCCACAACCGATGATGAACAGCAACACACCCTTCCCTTATTGTAG